A window from Athalia rosae chromosome 5, iyAthRosa1.1, whole genome shotgun sequence encodes these proteins:
- the LOC105684359 gene encoding cytochrome P450 9e2-like, which translates to MDIWTIPLTLIAGVVVIYLFFKRKYSYFEKHGIPYERPLPLFGNMMKLFLKIEALPYVVDKVYKRFPDTKYFGFYDFTTSAVVIKDLELIKEVTIKNFNSFPNHRMVLTSPTEPLFQQNLVALKDDEWRDMRTLLSPAFTSSKMKMMFNIVTQCAINFSNYLASQDPQPEALEMKDTFGRCTLDMIASTAFGLSTDSMKDRDNQFFKLGKKVADISGFRIIKFFILRSIPAWLARLFNIRFLDVKTSNYFTNIIKSTIETRDRENIVRPDMIHLMMQGRDRKDKSTLSMENMAAQAFIFLVGGYEGPSSTMCYAAQLVASDPDVKKKLQAEIDEVLKDKKPEEVTYEEIMTLKYLDAVVNETLRMFTPGFLLDRIGPTGFTLPPALPGLEPLEMKPFQNVWIPVYSLHHDPKYYPNPHKFDPERFSDENKGNINPLTYMPFGIGPRICIANRYALMIVKLAIFHLFAKCDVLTCSKTSKNLKFSATSFSPRPDGGFWLKIRARE; encoded by the coding sequence ATGGATATCTGGACGATACCGCTGACGTTGATAGCAGGTGTGGTCgtaatatatttgtttttcaaacgaaagtacagttatttcgaaaaacatGGAATTCCTTATGAACGGCCGTTACCACTGTTCGGAAAcatgatgaaactttttctcaaaattgagGCGCTGCCTTACGTGGTTGACAAAGTCTACAAACGTTTTCCTGACACGAAGTACTTCGGTTTCTACGACTTCACTACTTCAGCTGTCGTGATAAAAGATCTTGAACTGATAAAAGAAGTAACGATCAAGAATTTCAACAGTTTTCCAAACCACAGGATGGTTCTCACCTCGCCGACGGAGCCTCTTTTCCAGCAAAACCTTGTCGCACTAAAGGACGACGAGTGGAGAGATATGCGAACACTTCTGAGTCCAGCGTTTACCTCtagcaaaatgaaaatgatgttCAACATCGTAACGCAGTGCGCGATAAACTTTTCCAACTACTTGGCTTCACAGGATCCGCAACCCGAAGCACTCGAGATGAAGGACACCTTCGGAAGATGCACACTGGACATGATCGCGTCGACAGCGTTTGGCCTGTCCACAGATTCTATGAAGGATCGTGATaatcagtttttcaaattggGTAAAAAAGTTGCCGATATATCCGGTTTCAGGATCATAAAGTTCTTCATCCTTAGAAGTATCCCTGCTTGGCTGGCGAGGCTTTTCAATATCAGGTTTCTCGATGTGAAAACATCGAATTATTTCACAAACATAATAAAAAGCACCATAGAGACCAGGGATAGGGAGAACATTGTAAGACCGGACATGATTCACCTGATGATGCAGGGAAGAGACAGGAAGGATAAATCGACCCTGTCCATGGAAAACATGGCCGCTCAAGCCTTCATCTTCCTTGTCGGCGGCTACGAAGGCCCGTCATCGACGATGTGTTACGCCGCCCAGCTTGTCGCGTCAGATcctgatgtgaaaaaaaaactgcaagccgaaattgatgaagtattgaaggataaaaaacCGGAAGAAGTTACCTATGAAGAAATAATGACATTGAAGTACCTGGACGCTGTTGTCAATGAAACCCTCAGGATGTTCACGCCTGGTTTTTTGTTGGACCGAATTGGTCCGACAGGATTCACTCTTCCCCCTGCGTTACCAGGACTCGAGCCGCTGGAGATGAAGCCGTTTCAGAACGTTTGGATCCCAGTCTACTCTCTGCATCACGACCCGAAATATTATCCAAACCCTCACAAATTCGACCCCGAAAGATTCAGCGACGAGAATAAGGGCAACATCAATCCTCTGACCTACATGCCTTTCGGAATAGGTCCCAGAATTTGTATAGCGAATCGTTACGCCCTGATGATAGTGAAGCTGGCAATATTCCATCTTTTCGCCAAGTGCGACGTGCTGACGTGTTCGAAAACCAGTAAAAACTTGAAGTTCAGCGCTACGAGTTTCAGCCCGCGACCTGACGGCGGCTTTTGGTTGAAAATCAGAGCAAGAGAATGA
- the LOC125501078 gene encoding uncharacterized protein LOC125501078 has product MFHRNLTRMMRLFLPLVNKMQPCTGRCCLGDASRFIWQEHHCISIYLTPTHPGLVPLPHCERYPTETSRFRKLLTPPRMELPQCYIEYDTFNFPFLHMIVVRIVKSRKKNETATLRSDYSKRRFDDERRHLSETFFRKIYIHVQFFGDSG; this is encoded by the exons ATGTTTCACCGAAATCTCACGCGAATGATGAGACTGTTTCTTCCGCTTGTGAATAAAATGCAGCCATGCACAGGACGGTGCTGCTTGGGAGATGCTAGCCGGTTCATCTGGCAGGAGCACCATTGCATTTCTATCTACCTTACGCCTACACATCCCGGCTTGGTACCGCTCCCTCACTGCGAAA ggTACCCCACTGAGACCTCGAGGTTCCGTAAGCTCCTAACACCCCCGAGAATGGAGTTGCCACAATGCTACATCGAGTATGACACCTTCAATTTCCCTTTTTTGCATATGATAGTCGTGAGAATAGTAAAGTCacggaaaaagaacgaaactgCGACGCTCCGTTCGGATTATTCTAAGAGGCGATTCGATGACGAGCGCCGTCACCTCTCCGAAACCTTTTTCCGAAAgatttatatacatgtgcaGTTTTTTGGCGATAGTGGGTGA
- the LOC110116906 gene encoding cytochrome P450 9e2-like, protein MDFWTITLTLITGVVVIHLFFERKYSYFKEHGIPYERPLPLFGNMMKMLFRIEAIPYNLDKIYKRFPEAKYFGFYDFTTSVVVLKDLELIKEVMIKHFDGFPNRRMFFTSPMEPLFQKNLAALKDDEWKNMRTLLSPAFTSSKMKMMFNIVTQCAMNFADHLASQDPQPEALEMKDTFGFRIQDHEVLHSQKHPCLACELFNIRFLDVKTSNFFMNIIETTIKKRERNGIVRPDMIHLMMQGRDRKDDLTLSMEDMTAQAFVFLVAGYEGPSSTMCYAAQLIATNPDVKKKLQTEIDRVLKDKKPEEVTYEEIMAMKYLGGFVNETLRMFTPGVLLDRIGFKGFTLPPALPGLEPLEMEPFRNVWISLYSLHHDPKYYPNPDKFDPERFSDENKGNINPLTYMPFGIGPRICIANRYALMIVKLAIFHLFAKCDVLTCPKTSKNLRFSATNISPRPDGGFWLKVTARK, encoded by the exons ATGGATTTCTGGACAATAACTTTGACGTTGATCACAGGCGTGGTTGtgattcatttgtttttcgaaCGCAAGTACAGTTATTTCAAAGAGCATGGAATTCCGTATGAGCGGCCGTTGCCATTGTTCGGAAACATGATGAAAATGTTATTCAGAATCGAGGCGATACCTTACAACCTTGATAAAATCTACAAACGTTTTCCCGAAGCAAAGTACTTTGGTTTCTATGACTTCACAACTTCGGTTGTCGTGTTGAAAGATCTCGAACTGATAAAAGAAGTCATGATCAAACATTTCGATGGTTTTCCGAACCGCAGGATGTTCTTTACTTCGCCTATGGAACCTCTTTTCCAGAAAAATCTTGCCGCACTAAAAGACGACGAGTGGAAGAACATGCGAACACTTTTGAGTCCAGCGTTTACCTCgagcaaaatgaaaatgatgttCAACATTGTAACGCAGTGCGCAATGAACTTTGCCGATCATTTGGCTTCCCAGGATCCGCAACCCGAAGCACTCGAGATGAAGGACACGTTCGGT TTCCGGATACAGGATCATGAAGTTCTTCATTCTCAGAAGCATCCCTGCTTGGCTTGCGAGCTCTTCAACATCAGGTTTCTCGATGTCAaaacatcaaattttttcatgaatatAATAGAGACCACtataaagaaaagagagagaaatggaatCGTGAGACCAGACATGATACACCTGATGATGCAGGGAAGAGACAGAAAGGACGATTTGACCTTGTCCATGGAAGACATGACCGCTCAAGCCTTCGTTTTTCTTGTCGCAGGATACGAAGGTCCGTCATCGACGATGTGTTATGCCGCCCAGCTTATTGCGACAAATCCTGATGTTAAGAAAAAACTGCAAAccgaaatcgatcgagtattgaaggataaaaaacCGGAAGAAGTTACCTATGAAGAAATAATGGCGATGAAGTACCTAGGTGGTTTCGTCAATGAAACTTTGAGGATGTTCACACCTGGAGTATTGCTAGACAGGATTGGTTTCAAAGGATTCACCCTTCCACCTGCATTGCCTGGACTCGAGCCACTGGAGATGGAACCTTTCCGAAATGTTTGGATTTCACTATATTCTCTGCATCATGACCCGAAATATTATCCAAACCCTGACAAATTCGACCCGGAAAGATTCAGCGACGAGAATAAGGGCAATATCAATCCCCTGACCTACATGCCTTTCGGAATAGGTCCCAGAATTTGTATTGCGAATCGTTACGCCCTGATGATAGTGAAGCTGGCAATATTTCATCTCTTCGCCAAGTGCGACGTGCTGACGTGTCCGAAGACCAGTAAGAACTTGAGGTTCAGCGCTACGAATATCAGCCCACGGCCGGATGGTGGCTTCTGGTTGAAAGTGACGgcaagaaaataa
- the LOC125501076 gene encoding cytochrome P450 9e2-like has translation MDSWTIVLAILVITVVYWFSTRNHDYFKKRGVPYVRPWPIFGNMGELIFQTKSMPHAIQDIYNSSPDAKYVGFYDFRTPIVLLRDPELIKQVTIKHFDSFANHKMFVDSPTEQLFQKNLFALKDDEWREMRTLLSPAFTSSKMKMMFKIVSRCAVDFAEFLAAQDPQPEAHDVKDSFGRYTLDVIASTAFGLSTNSMKDRDNTFYTVGRDVTNFAGVGKMIKFFVIRCFPRLARFFKVQIIGDKATDYFKDVIKSNVETRDREGIVRPDMIQLMMQAGDRKDKSSLSLDDMTAQAFIFLLGGLESPATTMSFATQVLALNPDVRTKLRAEIDEVLEKNADGVSYEDLHAMKYLDAVVNETLRMFTPAFALDRIASKEYILPPALPGLEPMRIEPSQGIWIPVHALHYDEKYYPNPDEFDPERFSDVNKDNVNSSIYIPFGIGPRICIANRFALMVMKLALFHLLAKCDVLPCSKTNPKIKISTKAFTLQPEGGFWLKIQARK, from the coding sequence ATGGACTCCTGGACGATCGTACTCGCGATATTGGTGATAACAGTGGTATACTGGTTCTCTACTCGTAACCACGACTATTTCAAAAAACGTGGCGTTCCGTACGTCAGGCCATGGCCGATATTCGGCAATATGggcgaattgatttttcaaacgaaatcgATGCCGCACGCTATACAAGATATCTACAATAGTAGCCCTGACGCGAAGTACGTCGGGTTCTACGACTTCCGAACTCCGATCGTCCTGCTGAGAGATCCCGAACTGATAAAACAAGTCACGATCAAACACTTCGACAGCTTCGCGAACCACAAGATGTTCGTCGATTCGCCGACGGAGCAGCTGTTCCAGAAAAATCTATTCGCCTTGAAAGACGACGAGTGGCGAGAAATGCGTACGCTCCTCAGTCCGGCGTTCACGTCcagcaaaatgaaaatgatgttCAAAATAGTGTCGCGGTGCGCGGTCGATTTCGCGGAATTCTTGGCCGCTCAGGATCCGCAACCCGAAGCGCATGACGTAAAAGACTCCTTCGGGAGGTACACCCTCGACGTGATCGCGTCCACGGCGTTCGGACTCTCGACGAACTCTATGAAGGATCGCGACAATACGTTCTACACGGTGGGAAGGGACGTAACCAATTTCGCCGGTGTCGGCAAGATGATCAAATTCTTCGTCATCAGGTGCTTTCCCAGGTTGGCGAGGTTCTTCAAGGTACAAATTATCGGCGACAAGGCGACGGACTACTTCAAAGACGTGATAAAGTCGAACGTGGAGACAAGGGACAGAGAAGGGATAGTGAGACCGGACATGATTCAGCTGATGATGCAGGCGGGGGACAGGAAGGATAAGTCGAGCCTGTCCTTGGACGACATGACCGCTCAGGCGTTCATTTTCCTACTCGGTGGGTTGGAGAGTCCGGCAACGACGATGAGCTTTGCCACCCAGGTGCTCGCGCTGAATCCCGACGTTCGAACGAAACTGCGGGCCGAAATCGACGAGGTGCtggaaaaaaatgctgacgGAGTGTCTTACGAAGATTTACACGCGATGAAATACTTGGACGCCGTGGTGAATGAAACCCTGAGGATGTTCACACCGGCTTTTGCCTTGGACCGAATCGCTTCCAAGGAGTACATCTTACCCCCCGCGTTACCCGGCCTCGAGCCGATGAGGATAGAACCCTCCCAAGGTATCTGGATTCCGGTTCACGCTCTGCATTACGACGAGAAATATTATCCGAACCCGGACGAATTCGACCCGGAAAGGTTCAGCGACGTAAACAAGGATAACGTTAACTCCTCGATCTACATACCTTTTGGTATAGGTCCCAGAATTTGTATCGCGAATCGTTTCGCTCTGATGGTGATGAAGCTCGCTTTGTTTCATCTTCTTGCAAAGTGCGATGTTTTACCGTGCTCGAAAACCAATCCGAAAATCAAGATCAGCACCAAAGCTTTCACCCTACAGCCTGAAGGCGGCTTCTGGTTGAAAATCCAAGCAAGGAAGTAG